One genomic region from Strix uralensis isolate ZFMK-TIS-50842 chromosome 5, bStrUra1, whole genome shotgun sequence encodes:
- the RERG gene encoding ras-related and estrogen-regulated growth inhibitor, protein MAKSAEVKLAIFGRAGVGKSALVVRFLTKRFIWEYDPTLESTYRHQATIDDEVVSMEILDTAGQEDAIQKEGHVRWGEGFVLVYDITDRVSFEEVLPLKNLLDEVKKPKNVTLILVGNKADLDHSRQVSTEEGEKLATELACAFYECSACTGEGNIMEAFYELCREVRRRKMVQGKTRRRSSTTHVKQAINKMLTKISS, encoded by the exons CTCTCGTTGTACGCTTCCTGACCAAACGGTTCATCTGGGAGTATGACCCAACACTAG AGTCTACATATCGTCACCAAGCTACCATTGATGATGAAGTGGTTTCCATGGAGATACTAGATACAGCTGGTCAG GAGGATGCTATTCAGAAAGAAGGACATGTGCGATGGGGTGAAGGCTTTGTGCTGGTTTACGACATCACGGACAGAGTCAGCTTTGAGGAAGTGCTGCCACTTAAGAACTTGTTGGATgaagttaaaaaacccaaaaatgttaCCCTGATCCTGGTGGGGAACAAAGCAGACTTGGATCACTCCAGGCAGGTCAGCACAGAGGAAGGTGAAAAGCTGGCCACAGAACTAGCATGTGCTTTTTATGAGTGCTCTGCTTGCACAGGAGAGGGCAACATTATGGAGGCCTTCTATGAGCTCTGTCGTGAGGTGCGGCGTCGAAAGATGGTCCAGGGCAAGACTCGGAGACGAAGCTCCACCACCCACGTCAAGCAGGCAATTAATAAGATGCTTACCAAAATAAGCAGCTAA